The segment TGTCGAAAGCATATTATAGATTACATCAAGTTGATTTTGATGGATTGAATGAGTTCTTCGGGCCATTGTATGTAACAACTACATCAGTGTCAGAAGAATTTGAAGTGACATTAATGCCTAATAATATTGTAAATGGAGAAAAGGTTAATTTCCGACTTTCTGGAGGAATACCAGCATCTATGATGTCAGCATCTATGTATGATGGAACAGGCCGAATGTTGCAATCAGAAGAAATAGAATTAAAACAATCTGCAACATATACATCACTCCATTTAACTTCAGAGATGAAGCCAGGAGTATATTATGTGGTTTTTAGAAACGGGAAATCAATAGCAAGAAAACGATTAATTGTTCGCTAGAAGATTCCAATTCGAAACAAAAAAGTCATTCTTTCAAAAAAAGAATGACTTTTTTGTTTTTATATGAGTACAAACTTTAAGTGTTTCCCTTTACTGTATAATAATCAACTACTTATACTACCCAAGGCTATGAAATTACTTCAACATATTATACTCTTTACGTTATTTGTTTTTATGTCTTTCGAATCGGATGCCAACAATAAAAATGAAGAAATAATTCATTTAAATGACACAAAATCAACATATTTCATGGAATTTTAGTGTTAAATTCTTTATTTCGTGATGAAAACTCGAGAATTTTCCATTTATTAAGATAATTGGATCGATTTTTTATTCTCCTATTTTCATAAAACTTACACATTCCTGTTCAATTGCTAAATACGACAAGCTAGAAAAGATATTGGTACTCTACATTATTAAATAAATATTTCTCTAACTAATATAACTACTGTTTACAATCAATTGAACGGCTAACTTATTTGCTATGAAATATAAATTATACTATTACACCTTCCTGTTATTATTTTGTACGTTATTTTCAACATCTATAATTAAAGCACAAGATTGTTCTGAAACTCTATCAGGCAATGTGAACTCAAATATTACTCAAACAGATTATTGTTATAAATCTGGAGGTAATGAAAGTCTTATTGCGAATGGAACAGATATTACTTGGACTGTTGGTGATGGAACGAACGAAGCAACCGTTAATATAGACTATACATCTTTACAGCTAACGGGTGATTCAATTGAAGTGAATAGCCAATATGTACCACAACATGGGGTTCACCTTATAGTAGAGAGTAATGCTACAGTTATTATTGAAGGTGATTTAATTTTAAACAACCTATCAAAGATAACAGTGAAAAATGGTGGTTTACTTTATGTAAAGGGAAATCTATTTACTCAACATGATACCTTTGAAGAGACTTCTGGTATCACACTTACTGTTAACACAGGAGGAACACTTACTGTAGTTGGTAACGCTACATTATATTATATTTTAGGATATATTGATGGTAACTTTAATGTATTAGGGACATCAAGTAGTGAACAAATAGACCAGGTTGGAGTGAATCAATTAAGTGGTTGGAGAACAATTGTATTTTGGGCTAATATTCTTGTCTTTGGTGGTGCTCTAAATGACTATTTAGCATATTTAGATGATTTAATTGCAGATTTAGAATTGGCTATTGATAATAATGTAAATATCGATGATGATATCACAAATATTTCAAATGACCCATTCTCAGCTAATTTAGTCATTAATAATTTTCCATCTGTTGCCAATAATGCCAAATTTTTTGATGATGGATTTTCAACTGAGTCCTTAAGAATTTTTACAGATGCCGATTTAGAAAACATCACCTTAGATGATCCTTTATCTTTAGCTGATAAGCAGATTTCAATTACAGGACATGTGGATATTGAAGGTTCACACTTAAGTGGACACCAAGAAGCAATTAATGTTACTTCTTTGGATGGTTTTAAATATGTTTTAAAAAATATAGTTTGGTCTCTGCCTTCAAATGTACAATCAGCG is part of the Flammeovirga agarivorans genome and harbors:
- a CDS encoding T9SS type A sorting domain-containing protein produces the protein MKYKLYYYTFLLLFCTLFSTSIIKAQDCSETLSGNVNSNITQTDYCYKSGGNESLIANGTDITWTVGDGTNEATVNIDYTSLQLTGDSIEVNSQYVPQHGVHLIVESNATVIIEGDLILNNLSKITVKNGGLLYVKGNLFTQHDTFEETSGITLTVNTGGTLTVVGNATLYYILGYIDGNFNVLGTSSSEQIDQVGVNQLSGWRTIVFWANILVFGGALNDYLAYLDDLIADLELAIDNNVNIDDDITNISNDPFSANLVINNFPSVANNAKFFDDGFSTESLRIFTDADLENITLDDPLSLADKQISITGHVDIEGSHLSGHQEAINVTSLDGFKYVLKNIVWSLPSNVQSALIAYKNDEADETEKETLYNYFTADPQVTITITDVGSGSRMMSNARVLNDGGDVTINVGIPGDLPVELISFTAEAVNDDVEINWETASEFNADYFLVQKSIDNKNWETIHKVSAQGTTNVSTSYEYTDIAVAESAYYRLHQFDFDGRSEIFGPIKVNAVSNILADFLVYPNHNQKGEKVNFEFSRQISLDEYYVLNILNIKGELIMSKEFNKQIGSITLPEDINTGMYLLQFNFGRDKVIKKIVVQ